The following are encoded together in the Thalassolituus oleivorans MIL-1 genome:
- a CDS encoding YajG family lipoprotein, which yields MRKLVVCAALTLSLSGCVLAPQVIQLNQEATVTAGQLSLSRDALVRVVDDRMVDGRQPEPNELGSRGGRLAENSPLNSENSLKDVLTTRMQNSLTQLGFGAASPLEPLKLQLSVKEFSYGCNDGMMVNDCSVRMRFELTVIDGATTFTKPYGANESRRVATAPVKEYNEKWVNEVLDRLWQYMFNDDELRAALGVQ from the coding sequence ATGCGTAAGTTAGTAGTATGCGCAGCACTGACGCTGAGTTTGAGTGGGTGTGTACTCGCGCCACAAGTGATTCAACTCAATCAAGAAGCGACCGTGACTGCCGGACAACTAAGTTTGAGTCGCGATGCGCTCGTCCGCGTTGTCGATGATCGTATGGTGGATGGTCGTCAACCTGAGCCCAATGAATTGGGAAGTCGTGGTGGTCGATTGGCTGAAAACTCTCCACTTAATAGCGAGAATAGCTTAAAAGATGTGCTGACGACTCGCATGCAAAACTCACTTACTCAGCTAGGTTTTGGTGCCGCAAGTCCTCTAGAACCATTGAAATTACAGTTAAGCGTAAAAGAATTTAGTTACGGTTGTAATGACGGCATGATGGTTAATGATTGCAGCGTGCGTATGCGCTTTGAGCTGACAGTTATTGATGGCGCAACGACTTTTACCAAGCCTTATGGCGCTAATGAAAGTCGTCGAGTGGCCACCGCGCCAGTTAAAGAATACAACGAAAAGTGGGTTAACGAAGTGCTCGATCGTTTATGGCAGTACATGTTTAATGACGATGAGTTACGTGCAGCCCTTGGTGTTCAATAA
- a CDS encoding LysR family transcriptional regulator, whose translation MSRIDPLQTFVAVVRTRNFTSAADALGVTPSAVSKQISTLEERLGVRLLNRTTRSVSPTEAGQMFYQHCENILDSISEAEKLVTDFDDTPKGRLRITAMSNFGRRELARIFNDFSNKYPDISFDLHISDRPVDIVKEGFDFALRIGSLEDSRLIAKPVAEQRIVICASPEYLEKWGTPTSLEDLANHRILVVANAEYARINWLRQFEKDHGFSLASIERKLTVNDIDLVYEACITGMGITALPTYIAERHLNSGELVRLFSEMDIPVRTIKVVFPQNRYLANKSRAFLDFITAYFSHS comes from the coding sequence ATGTCTCGTATCGATCCGCTTCAGACCTTCGTCGCCGTCGTTCGTACTCGCAACTTTACTTCCGCTGCCGACGCCCTAGGGGTCACTCCATCGGCTGTCAGTAAGCAGATCAGCACTCTTGAAGAACGGCTAGGTGTACGCCTACTTAACAGAACAACACGTTCGGTTAGCCCAACAGAAGCTGGACAGATGTTCTATCAGCACTGTGAAAATATACTGGATTCCATTAGCGAAGCCGAAAAGCTTGTCACCGACTTCGATGATACCCCTAAGGGGCGATTGCGCATCACCGCGATGTCGAATTTCGGTCGCCGTGAACTCGCTCGGATATTTAACGACTTTTCCAATAAATACCCAGACATCAGTTTTGACCTGCACATATCCGACCGTCCGGTAGACATTGTTAAAGAGGGATTCGACTTCGCGTTACGCATCGGTTCGTTAGAAGATTCGCGTCTTATTGCGAAGCCGGTCGCCGAACAACGCATCGTCATCTGTGCTTCACCTGAATATCTAGAAAAATGGGGGACTCCAACCTCCCTCGAAGATCTAGCTAACCACCGTATCTTAGTCGTTGCGAATGCCGAGTATGCGCGGATCAATTGGTTACGGCAGTTTGAAAAAGATCATGGTTTCAGTTTAGCGAGCATAGAGCGCAAGCTCACCGTAAACGATATTGATCTGGTCTATGAAGCCTGTATTACAGGAATGGGGATTACAGCTTTACCGACGTACATCGCCGAGCGCCATTTAAATAGTGGGGAGTTAGTTAGATTGTTTAGCGAGATGGACATCCCTGTTCGAACGATCAAGGTGGTGTTCCCACAGAATCGCTACCTTGCCAATAAAAGCCGTGCGTTTTTAGATTTCATCACGGCTTATTTCAGTCACTCGTAA
- a CDS encoding sensor histidine kinase has protein sequence MIIESDKPMKSQTEVSPPKRKPSGANGDDRRLAGILTLDASGYVESSNVAMQHLYGDICRNGQHVSVFFQTPIALGNTADTISTKLTGSNPIPVKVTISPLTSSVIPQGYAVLVEAISTGELLNNRTFLAALSHELRTPLNSVLGFSQILRTELSGEQAESVEMIEFAGQHLLALTDQLLAMLQPNAAPEENEAFSTETLAKDCVRLMTHQARARGISLHIEPNSRWPVIRQSRLRMQQVLINFLSNAIKYNRANGHVHVRGMMLQEAGQPWFRLAVRDTGFGIENGSDDAVFEPFVRLEQSKMQASGLGLGLSICQEMAKLLGGRIGYVSEPGASTTFWIEIPVSPPVRDTSKK, from the coding sequence ATGATTATAGAATCGGACAAACCGATGAAATCTCAAACTGAAGTATCACCGCCTAAGCGCAAGCCTAGTGGTGCCAATGGGGATGATCGCCGACTCGCGGGAATCTTAACCTTAGACGCGAGTGGGTATGTAGAGTCCTCAAATGTGGCTATGCAGCATTTGTATGGCGATATTTGTCGTAATGGGCAACATGTTTCAGTTTTTTTCCAAACTCCCATCGCTTTAGGCAACACTGCAGATACCATCAGCACTAAGTTGACGGGTAGTAATCCCATTCCTGTGAAAGTGACAATCAGCCCGTTAACCTCGTCGGTCATTCCGCAAGGTTATGCGGTTTTGGTTGAAGCCATTAGCACAGGTGAATTACTGAACAATCGCACTTTCTTGGCGGCCCTCAGTCATGAGTTGCGCACGCCACTGAATAGCGTACTTGGTTTTAGCCAAATATTGCGCACAGAGTTGTCTGGCGAGCAGGCTGAATCGGTTGAGATGATTGAGTTTGCAGGGCAGCATTTGTTGGCGTTAACCGATCAACTATTGGCAATGCTGCAACCTAATGCAGCGCCCGAAGAGAATGAAGCGTTTTCAACTGAAACCTTAGCGAAAGACTGTGTACGCCTAATGACGCACCAAGCACGAGCTAGGGGGATTAGTCTGCATATCGAGCCTAATAGCCGTTGGCCGGTGATTCGGCAGTCGCGTTTAAGAATGCAGCAAGTTCTAATTAACTTTTTATCGAATGCTATTAAATACAATCGCGCTAACGGGCATGTCCATGTGCGCGGCATGATGTTGCAAGAAGCTGGACAGCCTTGGTTCCGGTTGGCAGTAAGAGACACAGGATTTGGTATTGAAAACGGCAGCGATGATGCCGTATTTGAACCTTTCGTACGCCTTGAGCAATCTAAAATGCAAGCCAGTGGTTTAGGTTTGGGATTGTCGATTTGTCAGGAGATGGCGAAATTGTTGGGCGGGCGTATCGGTTACGTCAGTGAACCTGGCGCGAGTACGACGTTTTGGATTGAAATTCCAGTATCGCCACCGGTGAGAGATACATCTAAAAAATAA
- a CDS encoding carboxy terminal-processing peptidase: MFSQKQYILRPLCTGLLAMFSMASVATIPDIAPGTPFTPLQPAQEHAVTTQQIMSNLLRGHYERKRLDNAMSSQVLDTLLDDIDSTRSYMLASDIAEFEQYRTSLDEALSRGNMAPAFSIYNRFEQRVAERLSFLLNELSNHVKDYNYKQDETLELDREDAPWATTAAELDELWRKRLKNSILNLKLAGKEQDDIIKLLTRRYQNQLNRVYLSKPEDAYQTFMNAVTRTFDPHTQYFSPRNSENFNINMSLSLQGIGAVLQTEDEHTKVVRLVPGGPAAKANNLSPADKIVGVGQDADGEIVDVIGWRLDEVVDLIRGASGTTVRLEILPADSSGSDSKVISIVRDEVKLEEQSAQKEIIELKDGDKTRRIGVIDIPTFYIDFQGRMENRPDYKSTTRDVRKLITELKEEGIDGLIIDLRNNGGGSLEEAIDLTGLFIPTGPVVQVRGIRDRVEVLQDQDPEVLYDGPMTVLVNRLSASASEIFAGAIQDYGRGLIVGGQTFGKGTVQSLRPLTQGQLKITQAKFYRVSGDSTQHQGVIPDVLFPSLFDKEKIGESALKAALPWDTIQPARKAGINTITPTLPHLRELHDARIEHNPDFLFLREQKEMITEMRDKTEVSLNEEVRKKEREANDERRLSLENKRRKAKGMELLTALDDAASNGEETPAKAEADKSDETKKPEEEDAILEEAGYILLDYEHMTQGAMTAQRLDN; encoded by the coding sequence ATGTTTTCCCAAAAACAATACATTTTGCGCCCTCTTTGTACTGGCCTATTGGCTATGTTCTCAATGGCGTCGGTTGCAACAATTCCAGATATCGCTCCCGGTACACCATTTACACCGCTTCAACCGGCACAGGAACATGCAGTCACAACACAACAGATTATGAGTAATCTGTTACGGGGACATTACGAGCGCAAACGCTTAGACAACGCGATGTCATCGCAAGTTCTTGATACGTTACTCGATGATATCGACAGTACTCGCAGCTACATGCTGGCCAGCGACATTGCAGAATTTGAGCAATATCGTACGTCGTTAGACGAAGCCCTCAGTCGCGGCAACATGGCTCCAGCCTTCTCTATCTACAATCGCTTCGAGCAACGCGTGGCAGAGCGCCTATCGTTTTTATTGAACGAACTGAGCAACCACGTCAAAGACTACAATTACAAACAAGACGAAACCTTAGAGCTTGATCGCGAAGATGCCCCATGGGCAACAACCGCAGCAGAACTTGATGAGTTATGGCGCAAACGCTTAAAGAACTCGATTCTGAATCTTAAACTGGCAGGCAAAGAGCAAGATGACATCATCAAGCTGCTAACCCGCCGTTATCAAAATCAGCTCAATCGCGTTTATCTATCCAAGCCGGAAGACGCTTACCAAACATTCATGAACGCGGTGACTCGTACATTCGATCCACACACGCAATATTTTTCTCCGCGCAATTCAGAAAACTTCAATATCAATATGAGCCTATCCTTGCAAGGGATTGGCGCGGTGCTTCAAACCGAAGATGAACACACTAAGGTCGTGCGTCTTGTGCCTGGTGGACCGGCAGCCAAAGCCAACAACTTGTCGCCAGCGGATAAAATCGTCGGCGTTGGACAAGATGCCGATGGTGAGATTGTTGATGTTATCGGCTGGCGTTTGGATGAAGTGGTCGATTTAATTCGTGGCGCTAGCGGCACCACAGTTCGCTTAGAAATCCTACCGGCAGATAGCAGCGGTAGTGATAGCAAAGTCATTTCTATCGTGCGTGACGAAGTTAAGTTGGAAGAACAGTCAGCCCAGAAAGAAATCATTGAGCTAAAAGATGGCGACAAAACCCGTCGCATTGGCGTGATTGATATCCCAACCTTCTACATCGACTTCCAAGGTCGTATGGAAAACCGTCCAGATTATAAAAGCACAACTCGCGATGTTCGTAAGCTTATTACAGAGTTGAAAGAAGAAGGCATTGATGGCCTGATTATTGATCTGCGCAACAACGGTGGTGGTTCTTTAGAAGAAGCCATCGACTTAACCGGGCTATTTATTCCTACAGGTCCTGTCGTGCAAGTACGTGGGATTCGTGACCGCGTTGAAGTACTACAAGATCAAGACCCAGAAGTGCTTTACGATGGCCCTATGACTGTTTTAGTTAACCGCTTAAGCGCTTCTGCTTCTGAAATTTTCGCTGGAGCTATTCAAGATTACGGTCGCGGCTTAATTGTCGGCGGTCAGACCTTTGGTAAGGGCACGGTGCAATCGCTGCGTCCGCTGACTCAGGGCCAATTGAAGATCACTCAAGCTAAGTTCTATCGTGTGTCGGGTGATAGTACGCAGCATCAAGGTGTTATTCCTGATGTGTTGTTCCCTTCTCTGTTTGATAAAGAGAAGATCGGTGAAAGCGCTCTTAAAGCCGCCTTACCATGGGATACCATCCAACCTGCGCGCAAAGCAGGCATTAACACGATTACACCGACTCTGCCGCATTTGCGTGAATTACACGATGCCCGCATTGAACACAATCCAGACTTTTTATTCCTACGTGAACAAAAAGAAATGATTACGGAAATGCGCGACAAAACAGAAGTATCACTGAACGAAGAAGTGCGCAAAAAAGAACGTGAAGCCAATGACGAGCGCCGCTTATCGCTAGAAAACAAGCGCCGTAAAGCGAAAGGTATGGAACTTCTAACAGCACTTGATGATGCTGCAAGTAATGGCGAAGAGACGCCCGCCAAAGCTGAAGCAGATAAGTCAGACGAGACTAAGAAACCAGAAGAAGAGGATGCTATTTTAGAAGAAGCCGGTTATATCTTGCTCGACTATGAGCATATGACCCAAGGCGCGATGACAGCTCAGCGCTTAGATAACTAA
- a CDS encoding acyl-CoA dehydrogenase family protein, with protein MSKDIQGLGLGLASRFAGSELAKKYGLRKPAERIAYLWTKKGFQFVGKLQADKAKKKAADPLLLAAPAAHGLFDLTLTDEQQMIKDTVRSYAEEVVRGLAHDANEAMTLPENYLEDIQALGLNFFSVPEVLGGAAQSYSPTTSAIIAEELAWGDMSLAFATLAPVGVANAIVRWGTPKQKDTYLPNYLGEKPVKAAIAVQEPNALFAPKMLATKAKKTKRGFEISGVKTLLPFGGEADLYLVAARYKKQPRLFFVRGDSEGVSWKAAPAMGLRATATGTLKLDSVHVDSDAMLGDDTFNYQSFIDLGQLHWCALAIGACQAALDYLIPYVNEREAFGEPISHRQSVAFMVANIGIEMESMRLMTWRAAALAEMGKPFHREAYLAHVLCADKAMEIGTNAVQLLGGHGFTKEHPAERWYRDLRVLACVNSGLHL; from the coding sequence ATGTCAAAAGATATTCAGGGACTCGGTTTAGGCTTAGCCAGTCGCTTCGCTGGCAGTGAACTAGCGAAAAAATACGGCCTACGTAAACCGGCCGAACGTATTGCATACCTATGGACCAAAAAAGGCTTTCAATTTGTAGGCAAGCTACAAGCCGATAAAGCCAAGAAGAAAGCAGCTGATCCGCTACTTCTAGCAGCTCCTGCCGCTCATGGGTTGTTTGATCTAACCCTGACCGACGAACAGCAAATGATCAAAGACACTGTTCGTTCGTATGCTGAAGAAGTCGTTCGCGGTTTAGCACATGATGCTAACGAAGCGATGACCCTACCTGAAAATTACCTTGAAGACATTCAAGCACTGGGTCTTAACTTTTTCTCAGTACCTGAAGTTCTTGGTGGTGCAGCACAAAGCTACAGCCCTACCACCAGTGCCATTATTGCCGAAGAACTCGCTTGGGGTGATATGAGCCTAGCATTCGCAACTCTAGCACCGGTTGGTGTAGCGAATGCAATTGTACGCTGGGGAACGCCCAAGCAAAAAGATACCTACCTGCCTAACTACTTAGGCGAAAAACCCGTTAAAGCTGCAATTGCAGTACAAGAACCTAATGCCTTGTTTGCCCCTAAAATGTTGGCAACTAAGGCAAAGAAAACCAAACGGGGTTTTGAAATTAGTGGGGTTAAAACCCTTTTGCCGTTTGGTGGTGAAGCCGACCTTTATTTAGTTGCTGCTCGCTACAAAAAACAGCCTCGTTTGTTCTTTGTACGCGGAGACAGTGAAGGCGTTAGCTGGAAAGCTGCTCCAGCAATGGGCTTGCGCGCCACCGCGACCGGTACTCTTAAACTCGACAGCGTTCATGTTGACTCAGATGCCATGCTTGGGGACGACACCTTCAACTACCAGTCCTTTATCGACCTAGGGCAATTGCACTGGTGCGCCCTTGCCATTGGTGCTTGTCAGGCGGCGCTAGACTATCTGATTCCTTATGTGAATGAGCGCGAGGCATTTGGCGAACCTATCAGTCATCGTCAATCGGTGGCATTTATGGTGGCGAATATTGGCATTGAAATGGAATCTATGCGCCTGATGACTTGGCGCGCGGCAGCCTTGGCCGAGATGGGTAAACCTTTCCATCGTGAAGCTTATTTAGCTCATGTTCTATGTGCTGATAAAGCCATGGAGATTGGTACAAATGCCGTACAGCTGTTAGGTGGCCATGGTTTTACCAAAGAGCACCCAGCTGAACGTTGGTATCGTGATTTACGTGTATTGGCATGCGTTAACAGCGGTTTACACCTGTAA
- a CDS encoding long-chain-acyl-CoA synthetase, with product MASTPEKNVSLVNIATQLIGQIPDIPVMLKGVFELVTSKPEKKKSIGLLLEKHARQQPDHIAVRYQDITLTYAQVNERANQMAHFFVSKGISSGDTIAVVLENRPETLVCVFAAVKLGAICSMINTSQRGEVLLHSLNLVQPKLIVVGEEMLDNVGTVEADLNDDVRSALYYLSDNGSVGCPKHYKDLDAACANQARSNPASTGEVRMHQPCYYIFTSGTTGLPKASVMSHYRWFKSMAGMGLASMKLRKSDIMYVSLPLYHNNALTVSLAAVLGAGACIAISRKFSVSRFWDEVRMHNATAFCYIGELCRYLLNTPPKNTDRHHDIRVVVGNGLRPDIWMEFKNRFGIHHINEFYGASECNLVFTNSFNLDKTAGFCPLSYNIVDYDIEEDKPRRDAAGYMIPIKAGKTGLLITEVNDKQPFEGYTDEEASNKKLFRDVFKQGDCWFNTGDLVNNQGWKHVSFADRLGDTFRWKGENVATTEIESVLMEHADIQHAVVYGVEIPHTDGRAGMATITPRIPLDQMDWDSVTRHVRNKLPAYAIPLFLRIREEEEVTGTFKYRKVELKEEAYHLDKVDEPLLVLTSKNSIYEVLTSEIETKINNAEISL from the coding sequence ATGGCTAGTACACCAGAAAAAAACGTATCTCTCGTTAATATTGCGACCCAACTGATTGGTCAAATTCCCGATATCCCTGTTATGTTAAAGGGTGTGTTCGAACTCGTGACCTCGAAACCAGAGAAGAAAAAATCCATCGGTTTATTGTTGGAAAAACACGCTCGCCAACAGCCCGATCACATTGCTGTTCGCTACCAAGATATCACCCTAACTTACGCACAGGTCAATGAACGTGCGAACCAAATGGCGCACTTTTTTGTATCGAAAGGTATCTCTTCAGGCGATACCATTGCGGTGGTATTAGAAAATCGCCCTGAAACATTAGTGTGCGTTTTTGCTGCCGTTAAACTTGGTGCTATTTGCTCTATGATCAACACCTCCCAACGCGGTGAAGTGTTGTTACATAGTTTAAATTTGGTACAGCCAAAACTCATCGTTGTTGGCGAAGAAATGCTAGACAACGTTGGCACCGTCGAAGCCGACTTAAACGATGACGTCCGCTCTGCGCTTTATTACCTCAGCGACAACGGCAGCGTCGGTTGTCCTAAACACTATAAAGATCTCGATGCCGCCTGCGCCAACCAAGCACGTTCAAACCCGGCAAGCACAGGTGAAGTGCGTATGCATCAACCGTGTTATTACATCTTTACTTCAGGTACAACAGGCTTGCCAAAAGCCTCGGTAATGAGTCATTACCGCTGGTTTAAGTCGATGGCAGGCATGGGCTTAGCGTCCATGAAATTGCGCAAGTCCGACATCATGTATGTCAGTCTGCCGCTTTATCACAACAACGCCCTAACAGTATCACTTGCCGCCGTTCTAGGTGCCGGTGCCTGTATCGCGATTTCGCGTAAATTCAGCGTATCGCGTTTTTGGGATGAAGTTCGCATGCACAACGCCACTGCGTTTTGCTACATCGGTGAGCTTTGCCGCTACCTATTAAATACGCCGCCCAAAAATACCGATCGTCATCACGATATTCGGGTCGTCGTTGGTAATGGCTTACGCCCTGATATCTGGATGGAATTTAAAAATCGCTTTGGCATTCATCACATTAATGAATTCTATGGAGCGAGTGAGTGCAATTTGGTCTTCACCAACAGTTTTAATCTGGATAAAACGGCCGGTTTCTGTCCTCTTTCATACAATATTGTTGATTACGATATTGAAGAAGATAAACCACGTCGTGATGCCGCCGGTTATATGATTCCAATCAAAGCTGGTAAAACTGGATTATTGATTACTGAAGTTAACGACAAACAGCCGTTTGAAGGCTACACCGACGAAGAAGCATCCAATAAGAAGCTTTTCCGCGATGTATTCAAACAAGGTGATTGTTGGTTTAACACCGGTGACTTAGTCAATAATCAAGGCTGGAAGCACGTATCCTTCGCGGATCGCTTAGGTGATACCTTCCGTTGGAAAGGCGAAAACGTTGCCACCACCGAAATTGAATCGGTATTAATGGAACATGCCGACATTCAACATGCGGTCGTTTACGGTGTTGAAATTCCGCACACGGATGGTCGTGCCGGCATGGCAACCATCACTCCACGAATTCCGCTTGATCAAATGGATTGGGACAGCGTAACACGTCATGTACGCAACAAATTACCCGCCTATGCCATTCCGTTATTTCTTCGCATTCGTGAAGAAGAAGAAGTCACAGGAACATTTAAATACCGCAAGGTAGAGTTAAAAGAAGAGGCTTATCATTTAGATAAGGTTGATGAACCTCTACTGGTCTTAACCTCGAAAAATAGTATTTATGAGGTATTAACCAGCGAGATTGAAACGAAAATTAATAACGCTGAAATCAGCTTGTAG
- the yaaA gene encoding peroxide stress protein YaaA, producing MLTLLSPAKTLDFDTPPTTDRFTQPDFLEESALLIDGLRHYSPDELGSLMKLSPALSELNVQRYHDWQLPFTPDNAKAALLAFKGDVYTGLDANTLSEEDLTFAQQHVRILSGLYGLLRPLDLIQPYRLEMGTRFKNDRAGDLYGFWGASITETLNGLLAEQKTPTIVNLASNEYFKSVKTKQLAGELITPVFKDEKNGKFKIISFYAKKARGMMAAFQIRERIDRAHDLKAFDVAGYRFNDEESTATTWVFKRAEKDIPNA from the coding sequence ATGCTGACATTGCTTTCTCCAGCCAAAACACTCGACTTCGATACGCCACCGACGACTGATCGTTTTACACAACCGGATTTTTTAGAAGAATCAGCCCTGTTAATTGACGGTTTACGTCATTACTCACCAGACGAGTTGGGGTCATTAATGAAGCTAAGCCCAGCCTTGTCAGAGTTGAACGTACAACGCTATCACGATTGGCAATTGCCGTTTACGCCCGATAACGCTAAGGCGGCGTTATTGGCTTTTAAAGGTGATGTTTATACTGGTTTGGATGCGAATACGCTTAGTGAAGAGGATTTAACATTTGCTCAGCAGCATGTTCGCATTCTCAGTGGGTTGTACGGTTTATTACGTCCGTTAGATTTGATTCAACCGTATCGTTTAGAAATGGGGACGCGCTTTAAGAATGATCGAGCAGGGGACTTGTACGGTTTTTGGGGAGCAAGCATTACAGAAACATTGAATGGCTTGCTGGCAGAACAGAAAACGCCAACGATCGTGAATCTAGCCTCTAACGAGTACTTTAAGTCGGTTAAAACTAAGCAATTGGCTGGCGAATTGATCACACCCGTATTTAAAGATGAGAAGAACGGAAAATTCAAGATCATCAGCTTTTACGCTAAGAAAGCGCGTGGCATGATGGCTGCGTTTCAAATTCGGGAACGAATTGATCGAGCGCATGATCTCAAAGCGTTCGATGTAGCAGGTTATCGTTTCAATGATGAAGAATCTACGGCGACGACCTGGGTGTTTAAACGAGCAGAGAAGGACATACCGAATGCGTAA
- a CDS encoding acyl-CoA dehydrogenase family protein: MINLENPKKFRGLVHQARQVAENVFRPVSRKYDRSEHAYPVELDMLAAIMDGMNDGTTGEGAGAGKLKQDNKHKGEGVQNGTNLSTVLSLAELCWGDVGLSLTLPRQGLGNAAIAAVADDEQFKRFGGKWAAMAITEPGFGSDSAAVRTTAIKDGDEYIINGEKIYVTSGERADCVVVWASVDRSLGRAAIKSFIVEKGTPGMEVVRLEKKLGIKASDTAAITFTDCRIPASNLLGDPEVNVEKGFAGVMQTFDNTRPVVAAMAIGVAKASLDRTREILKSLKIDAAYNRPLKTSAQLEAQLYRYEAEWEAARLLTLRAAWMADNGQPNSMEASMAKAKAGRAANAITLGCVEMLGSLGYSEDELLEKWARDSKILDIFEGTQQIQQLIVARRLLGKSSAQLK; the protein is encoded by the coding sequence ATGATTAATTTAGAGAATCCAAAAAAATTCCGTGGCCTAGTACATCAGGCACGTCAGGTTGCTGAAAACGTATTCCGTCCGGTATCACGAAAATATGATCGTTCGGAGCATGCCTATCCGGTAGAACTGGATATGCTGGCTGCCATCATGGATGGTATGAACGATGGCACCACAGGTGAAGGCGCCGGTGCAGGCAAACTAAAGCAAGATAACAAGCATAAAGGCGAAGGTGTTCAGAACGGCACCAACCTATCAACCGTTCTAAGCTTGGCCGAGCTGTGCTGGGGCGACGTTGGTTTGTCCTTGACTCTGCCACGCCAAGGCTTAGGTAACGCGGCCATTGCAGCCGTTGCCGACGACGAACAGTTCAAGCGCTTTGGTGGTAAATGGGCGGCAATGGCTATTACTGAGCCTGGTTTTGGTTCAGATTCTGCAGCTGTTCGTACCACTGCGATCAAAGACGGTGATGAATACATCATTAACGGTGAAAAGATCTACGTGACTTCTGGTGAACGCGCCGACTGCGTTGTGGTTTGGGCCAGCGTCGATCGTTCATTGGGTCGTGCCGCGATCAAATCCTTTATCGTTGAAAAAGGCACACCCGGCATGGAAGTTGTGCGCTTAGAGAAGAAGCTAGGCATTAAAGCTTCCGATACGGCCGCAATTACCTTTACCGACTGCCGAATTCCTGCAAGTAATTTGCTCGGTGACCCAGAAGTAAACGTCGAGAAAGGCTTTGCTGGGGTAATGCAAACGTTCGACAACACTCGCCCTGTGGTTGCTGCAATGGCCATTGGTGTGGCGAAGGCGTCGCTTGATCGCACCCGCGAAATTTTAAAATCACTCAAAATTGATGCGGCCTACAATCGTCCGTTAAAAACCAGTGCTCAGTTAGAAGCCCAGCTTTATCGTTACGAAGCCGAATGGGAAGCCGCTCGTCTGCTCACATTACGTGCAGCTTGGATGGCCGATAATGGTCAACCAAACTCGATGGAAGCTTCTATGGCGAAGGCAAAAGCTGGACGTGCCGCCAATGCCATTACCCTTGGATGTGTCGAAATGCTCGGTAGCTTAGGGTACAGTGAAGATGAACTGCTGGAAAAATGGGCGCGCGATTCGAAGATCCTAGATATCTTCGAAGGCACGCAGCAAATTCAGCAATTGATTGTTGCCCGTCGTTTATTGGGCAAATCATCTGCTCAGCTGAAATAA
- a CDS encoding acyl-CoA thioesterase, which translates to MARVTLDLPDKFTFITRMAVRVSDINYGNHLGNDRMVSLLHEARLRYLRKYDFGEFNVGGVGIMVTDIAVSFLQQSFVGDDLTFQVGITDFNKYGCDFIYMVTNESQDRVIATAKTGIVFYDYDERKITPVPPVFYERCAPDQVLAMEE; encoded by the coding sequence TTGGCACGCGTTACTCTCGATTTACCGGATAAGTTCACATTCATTACTCGCATGGCCGTACGAGTATCTGATATTAACTATGGCAACCATCTCGGCAATGACCGTATGGTGTCGTTGTTACACGAGGCGCGTTTGCGCTATTTGCGTAAATACGATTTTGGTGAGTTCAACGTTGGTGGTGTCGGTATCATGGTTACTGATATCGCGGTTAGCTTTTTGCAACAGTCGTTTGTCGGTGATGATCTGACTTTTCAGGTCGGTATTACGGATTTCAACAAATATGGCTGCGACTTTATCTACATGGTTACCAATGAGTCACAGGATCGAGTTATCGCTACCGCGAAAACCGGTATCGTGTTTTATGACTATGACGAGCGCAAAATAACACCCGTTCCACCAGTGTTTTATGAGCGTTGTGCACCAGATCAAGTATTGGCCATGGAAGAATAA